One window from the genome of Hydrogenobacter sp. encodes:
- the rplD gene encoding 50S ribosomal protein L4 encodes MKVGDMELRDDVFNVEVKRHVLWEVIKWQLASKRQGTHSTKTRGEVSYSRRKLLPQKGTGNARHGDRGANIFVGGGVAHGPKPTDYYYNLPKKVRKLGLKMALSSKAQEGKIVIFDGVNIGDIPKTKKALEFLKNLGLKDLKVTVVIPQKDEVVMKSFRNLQTVKVLPVEGLNAYDILWCDVLALHKEAINKIYERLSA; translated from the coding sequence ATGAAGGTGGGAGATATGGAACTCAGAGATGATGTATTTAACGTGGAAGTAAAAAGACATGTACTTTGGGAAGTGATAAAGTGGCAACTTGCGTCAAAAAGACAGGGAACGCACAGTACTAAGACAAGAGGTGAAGTATCTTATAGCAGAAGAAAACTCCTGCCTCAAAAGGGTACAGGTAATGCAAGGCATGGGGACAGAGGTGCCAACATATTTGTAGGTGGAGGTGTAGCTCACGGTCCAAAGCCTACAGATTACTACTACAATCTTCCCAAAAAGGTCAGAAAATTGGGATTAAAAATGGCGCTCTCCTCAAAAGCTCAGGAAGGCAAGATAGTTATTTTTGATGGTGTAAATATAGGTGATATTCCTAAGACAAAAAAAGCTTTGGAATTTCTGAAAAACTTGGGATTAAAAGATCTTAAAGTAACCGTAGTTATTCCGCAAAAGGATGAAGTAGTTATGAAGTCCTTTAGAAACCTCCAAACAGTGAAAGTACTTCCCGTTGAGGGTCTCAACGCTTATGACATACTTTGGTGTGACGTACTTGCTCTTCACAAGGAAGCTATAAACAAGATATACGAGAGGTTATCAGCATGA